In Roseiconus lacunae, a genomic segment contains:
- a CDS encoding cytochrome c family protein — MSISSNVARPQAHSLPVMHCLHSFPRLPRVFSIVFIAAVVSQSAVVAQTNWISAKAGKTDFQLHPAKPVDPSLVLGNESCVKCHAPEITVWKATPHAKTFDQLHRQPEAKQIAAKLGLRSIKHSGRCVACHYTQQSAPRESPHVIAGVSCESCHGEAKHWVDVHHDYGGPNISRLAESAGHKADRIAKSVAAGMRNPVNAYLVAQSCLRCHTTADEELVNVGGHSAGSLDFEFVSWSQGTIRHNFVASEGRSNATRSSEKLRVMFVAGMIAELEASLRATAVATEKATFGITSAQRASRATKRIQSVAQKVDEPILSEILEVVASVKLKLNNQDQLTQAADRVAKLGFRFAEKNDGTNLSALDPFVPKGRK; from the coding sequence ATGTCTATCAGTTCGAACGTTGCTCGACCGCAAGCCCACTCTCTGCCCGTCATGCATTGCTTACACTCGTTTCCGCGTTTGCCGCGCGTTTTTTCGATCGTCTTTATCGCCGCGGTCGTTTCCCAATCCGCCGTTGTCGCGCAGACGAACTGGATTTCGGCGAAAGCAGGAAAGACGGACTTTCAACTACATCCGGCAAAACCGGTTGATCCTAGTTTGGTGCTCGGCAACGAATCGTGTGTCAAATGTCATGCCCCCGAAATCACCGTTTGGAAGGCGACACCCCACGCAAAGACATTTGATCAACTGCACCGACAGCCCGAAGCCAAGCAAATCGCTGCGAAGTTGGGATTGCGATCGATTAAGCACTCCGGCCGCTGCGTCGCTTGTCACTACACGCAACAATCCGCCCCGCGTGAAAGTCCGCACGTGATCGCCGGGGTGTCGTGTGAGTCTTGTCACGGTGAAGCGAAGCACTGGGTTGACGTGCATCATGACTACGGCGGTCCCAATATCTCTCGCCTCGCCGAGTCGGCTGGGCACAAGGCCGATCGGATTGCCAAGAGTGTTGCCGCCGGTATGCGGAATCCAGTGAATGCCTATTTGGTTGCCCAAAGCTGTTTGCGCTGTCACACGACGGCTGATGAAGAACTGGTCAACGTCGGTGGGCACTCCGCCGGTTCGCTTGACTTTGAATTTGTCTCTTGGAGCCAGGGGACCATTCGGCACAATTTCGTCGCCAGTGAAGGCAGATCAAACGCGACGCGATCGAGCGAAAAACTTCGTGTGATGTTTGTCGCCGGGATGATCGCGGAACTGGAAGCGTCCCTTCGGGCGACCGCCGTCGCCACCGAAAAAGCAACCTTCGGTATCACATCCGCACAGCGAGCGAGCCGGGCGACCAAACGGATACAAAGCGTGGCGCAAAAAGTCGATGAGCCGATTCTGAGCGAGATTTTGGAGGTCGTCGCGAGCGTCAAGCTGAAACTGAACAACCAAGATCAACTCACCCAAGCCGCCGACCGCGTCGCAAAGCTAGGGTTTCGGTTCGCGGAGAAGAACGACGGAACAAACCTTAGCGCACTCGATCCTTTCGTTCCCAAGGGACGCAAGTAA
- a CDS encoding beta-ketoacyl synthase N-terminal-like domain-containing protein yields the protein MPRPPAVITGVGIVSPIGIGHEAFFDALMNRTSGIRSLKDRTDDEAKPSDGDPADGVWIGAPIVDFQAKQFVRPRKALKVMCREIQTAFASAQLAVAHAGLDDDLPASDEGTVAPQRLGTVYGGEIYFNPPTELLESIRRCVDENGDVRVGRFGEAARKEVVPLWMLKYLPNMPACQVGISINSQGPNNSLVLGDISGPAALLEGCSYLDRGIADISMVGATGTRIASMRMAYTGDLPTVNRGEHAVSDASRPFDPRATGVVGGEGAASVIIETDRHAHDRGANVLARILGVASRFAPTAAMRGFDRDNSLNPNQSRNAASAIRSAIEAALGQADVSASDVAVVVSHAMGDRQVDAGEAEAFRQCDISAPVLPVIASVGHTGAASGMMEIATGTLILANKQIPPALHATLDADVKLSAKATDLEAGVVLVVTHTTEGSATAVVLGK from the coding sequence ATGCCACGTCCACCCGCCGTGATTACTGGAGTCGGCATTGTCAGCCCGATCGGAATTGGTCACGAAGCGTTCTTCGATGCCTTGATGAATCGAACCAGCGGCATTCGTTCGCTCAAGGACCGCACCGATGACGAAGCCAAACCGTCGGACGGCGATCCGGCAGATGGCGTCTGGATCGGCGCCCCGATCGTCGATTTCCAAGCGAAACAGTTCGTGCGTCCACGGAAAGCGTTGAAAGTGATGTGCCGTGAGATCCAAACTGCCTTCGCGTCGGCTCAATTGGCAGTCGCACATGCGGGGCTGGATGATGATCTTCCGGCGAGCGACGAAGGCACGGTGGCACCGCAACGATTGGGCACCGTTTACGGCGGCGAAATCTATTTCAACCCGCCGACCGAATTGCTTGAATCGATCCGCCGCTGCGTTGATGAAAATGGTGACGTTAGAGTTGGCCGGTTTGGCGAAGCGGCTCGGAAAGAAGTCGTCCCGCTATGGATGCTGAAATATCTGCCCAACATGCCGGCCTGCCAGGTCGGGATCTCGATCAATTCACAGGGGCCAAACAACTCGCTGGTCTTGGGCGATATCTCAGGACCGGCGGCGCTGTTGGAAGGATGCTCCTACTTGGATCGTGGGATCGCGGATATCAGCATGGTCGGCGCGACGGGCACCCGTATCGCTTCCATGCGAATGGCATACACCGGTGATCTGCCGACCGTCAATCGCGGTGAACACGCCGTCTCTGACGCGTCGCGTCCCTTTGACCCTCGTGCGACCGGCGTTGTCGGCGGGGAAGGTGCCGCTTCAGTGATCATCGAGACTGATCGTCATGCCCATGACCGCGGTGCAAACGTGCTCGCTCGTATCCTTGGGGTCGCTTCGCGATTCGCGCCCACTGCGGCGATGAGAGGATTCGATCGAGACAATTCATTGAATCCCAACCAGTCGCGAAACGCAGCGAGCGCAATCCGATCCGCGATCGAAGCCGCTTTAGGCCAAGCCGATGTGTCGGCGTCCGATGTCGCCGTGGTGGTTTCGCATGCCATGGGTGATCGCCAAGTCGACGCCGGCGAAGCAGAAGCGTTTCGGCAATGCGACATCTCTGCCCCGGTCCTTCCCGTGATCGCTTCGGTCGGCCACACCGGTGCCGCATCGGGAATGATGGAGATCGCAACGGGAACACTGATTTTGGCCAATAAGCAAATCCCGCCGGCCCTGCATGCGACGCTCGACGCCGACGTCAAACTCTCCGCCAAGGCGACCGACCTCGAAGCCGGAGTGGTCCTAGTGGTCACACACACCACCGAAGGTAGTGCGACGGCGGTGGTGTTGGGCAAGTAG